A DNA window from Aspergillus nidulans FGSC A4 chromosome V contains the following coding sequences:
- a CDS encoding uncharacterized protein (transcript_id=CADANIAT00003049) yields MALANVFHFKVYGYFEYYMGFIKCAVVILMICFLFIMASGGIPAAHGPLVFSYWKNPGAFNNGIKGIAKSFVQAAFSFGGGEHIAVIAGEVAPPRSTIRKTVRPVFWRMFTFFVVDIWLVGMDAGSPFVIALKRADVWGLAHAINGFIFLSVISCGVTSVYVASRSLTALADLGLVHRTLGKKDATGRPWVAIAVSLAIGVGLRYLNVDGTGSIVAIVTLFQWASIYIAHLRFRTGLLAQGRNLADLPLKGLLTPYAQCFSLLIVLFIFGCEFYLACFPFGEKGSAKSFFSTYLAAPLFFFDYGVYKWWFKTRIVKPSEMDFSAAVVFDNMEQADRIALEEKAKHGKKSWLKRVQYMNDRPSVFLWASIHPAAPTPYALLSQNAQSTIWNIGEKGYHTDRPRCSADLPFSYGHGRGMTYP; encoded by the exons ATGGCTCTGGCCAACGTCTTCCACTTCAAGGTGTATGGGTACTTCGAGTATTACATGGGCTTCATCAAATGCGCCGTGGTGATTCTCATGATCTGCTTCCTGTTTATCATGGCATCTGGCGGGATCCCCGCAGCGCATGGCCCGCTGGTCTTCAGCTACTGGAAGAACCCAGGTGCATTCAATAACGGAATCAAAGGTATCGCGAAAAGCTTTGTCCAGGCCGCGTTCAGCTTCGGCGGGGGCGAGCATATCGCAGTCATTGCCGGCGAAGTGGCGCCCCCGCGCAGCACGATCCGCAAGACGGTGCGGCCGGTATTCTGGCGCATGTTCACTTTCTTCGTTGTCGATATCTGGCTCGTCGGCAT GGACGCTGGGTCCCCATTCGTGATCGCACTGAAACGCGCAGACGTCTGGGGTTTGGCGCATGCGATCAACGGGTTCATCTTCCTGTCTGTGATCAGCTGCGGCGTGACGAGCGTCTATGTCGCAAGCCGGAGCCTCACGGCTCTGGCCGATCTGGGCCTTGTCCATAGGACCCTGGGGAAGAAGGACGCTACTGGACGGCCGTGGGTCGCGATCGCCGTCAGCCTGGCCATCGGCGTTGGTCTTCGCTATTTGAACGTCGACGGCACTGGCAGTATC GTCGCGATTGTAACCCTCTTTCAATGGGCGTCTATCTACATCGCACACCTCCGGTTCCGGACTGGTCTGCTTGCCCAAGGAAGGAACCTCGCTGATCTCCCCTTGAAGGGCTTGCTTACGCCCTACGCGCAGTGCTTCAGTCTGCTGATTGTGCTGTTCATCTTCGGATGCGAGTTCTACCTCGCCTGTTTCCCGTTTGGGGAGAAGGGGTCCGccaagagcttcttctcgacgtACCTAGCGGCGCCGCTGTTCTTCTTCGACTATGGTGTCTACAAG TGGTGGTTCAAGACGAGGATTGTCAAGCCGAGCGAGATGGACTTCTCGGCCGCGGTAGTCTTTGATAATATGGAGCAAGCAGATAGAAtcgctctggaagagaaggcaaAGCATGGCAAAAAATCGTGGCTCAAAAGAGTGCAATATATG AATGATCGACCATCAGTTTTCTTGTGGGCAAGTATCCACCCAGCTGCACCTACGCCCTATGCACTTCTTTCACAAAATGCTCAATCAACAATCTGGAATATAGGCGAAAAAGGCTATCATACTGACCGTCCTCG ATGCTCGGCCGACTTGCCATTCTCCTACGGGCACGGACGTGGAATGACGTACCCTTAG